The following proteins come from a genomic window of Diprion similis isolate iyDipSimi1 chromosome 8, iyDipSimi1.1, whole genome shotgun sequence:
- the LOC124409827 gene encoding tetratricopeptide repeat protein 17 isoform X3 — MMLKLTKVFLAFLEIILGISATTHWVVTENGRIQSQPDSVFQMRRPYDLLAFLEQEDRRNAVDALYRQLVARKAAIHSRCASLDSAMDVETRLYSTDPDCLLAGKPLADVDLYASVATDGSYRNGVTQKDYLLDVVPKDGKKKVPDCKKTFPLDFSMFTFEHLSAMRNRKNLTQQQEKGLIKYLPPGTDLNKFGHQVAYGLIRNSSSWLHFNLAAIYWRVRGDSYNALECGRRAIVTAPRRYRDIALLTTGGILHAAKHSGEAAIILHTAISYAPTQSHQHLALGHVYAALGDYNRSVACYDNCLRLAPTMDQARHAKHAILCHQKLEMALTSLLQQLQDILAELHAYHGQQEEWLKLQERVLWEQAPKAAFIRLQNGNIQEETLGAILTTRGQSCMQRGGNDAILTCDVTSESQMLAHNLQIDLSVSFQLLKNVENQLTKIEEQMAKSRSWHASKDRTIKSTEFPKERGPEFFTVFMEPTGRPKYHNFKIKEGTEEFEDKKWPRTSDCEGRLPILTDSKQYVPAYLPPENKGYATHLFVSELIGIDPGKEHSLPWYPPACAAPKTFDAKYISATLLKATIGNNLPDSSLSQVLKNLVKDSELAEIGQRILTATRSKVAAPWVLSMLASLHWRVVGKPRNALDCLQLALSSVPNKFRDVPLVSIASISQKVGLIEDALRVAREAIEVNPVEPVTNFLYGSLLHVKGNNSGAIHHLKQTLRVDVHAINGRALTMLRTLACQEWLNNGGPDSTGSSGGTETCGAPHLPPEMITRHKLCVGEAVVCDSDGKNCKHVQCDAVRTTGDTTGSARCTRKVEKVVKHQSLIDTLMTTGSEGGADESELENMVNMEQNSFHMRISCGDDVKEPGVNVLDDFYVSMTEEGSNDAGLQIHDITGMFSLSPKGCRDIRNPPSRSFQSMWHHITARNIDISHDLKSLKDSPDQQPICEGGNPDINDIANLDALSDALPNMTELDNAEWLALMANDQKSSVEQLGARIAVALQKRRPLPCTGESTVTVEERSTASDKRWLTRQTECRTFH; from the exons ATGATGCTGAAATTGACCAAAGTCTTTCTAGCCTTTCTTGAAATCATTCTAGGCATCTCTGCTACCACTCACTGGGTTGTTACCGAAAATGGAAGAATCCAGTCGCAG CCGGATTCCGTGTTTCAAATGCGCCGTCCTTACGATCTCCTCGCCTTTCTTGAGCAAGAAGATCGTCGGAATGCTGTTGACGCATTGTACAGGCAACTTGTTGCCAGAAAGGCTGCCATTCACAGTCGCTGCGCTAGCCTGGACTCGGCAATGGATGTCGAGACTCGATTGTACTCTACGGACCCTGATTGCCTGCTGGCAGGTAAACCCCTCGCCGATGTCGATCTCTATGCCAGTGTCGCGACCGACGGAAGCTACAGAAATGGTGTTAC ACAAAAGGATTATCTGCTTGACGTTGTTCCTAAGGacgggaagaaaaaagttcctgattgtaaaaaaacattCCCTTTGGACTTCAGCATGTTTACTTTCGAACATTTGAGT GCAATGCGGAACCGGAAAAACTTGACCCAGCAGCAGGAAAAGGGTCTGATAAAGTACCTGCCACCTGGAACAGATCTCAATAAGTTTGGACACCAAGTTGCTTATGGCCTTATAAGGAACAGCAGCTCTTGGCTCCATTTTAACCTTGCTGCTATATACTGGCGGGTTAGAGGAGACTCGTACAACGCCCTTGAGTGCGGTCGCCGGGCCATCGTCACAGCTCCACG GAGGTATCGCGACATAGCTCTGCTCACGACCGGTGGAATATTACACGCTGCAAAGCACTCAGGGGAGGCAGCAATAATTTTGCACACAGCGATAAGCTATGCCCCCACTCAGAGTCACCAACACTTGGCGCTGGGTCATGTCTACGCTGCCCTTGGTGACTATAATCGATCGGTGGCTTGTTATGACAATTGTCTCAGGCTAGCGCCGACAATGGATCAGGCAAGGCATGCCAAGCACGCAATACTGTGCCATCAAAAGCTGGAAATGGCTCTAACCTCGCTACTTCA GCAACTACAGGATATTCTGGCTGAACTTCACGCCTATCACGGACAGCAAGAGGAATGGCTTAAGCTCCAAGAGCGTGTATTGTGGGAACAAGCGCCCAAAGCAGCCTTCATCAGATTGCAGAATGGCAATATTCAGGAGGAGACTCTAGGCGCCATATTGACAACCAGGGGTCAGTCCTGCATGCAGCGAGGTGGCAACGATGCCATCCTGACCTGCGATGTGACAAGCGAGAGTCAGATGCTGGCGCACAACTTGCAGATAGATCTGAGCGTCAGTTTCCAGCTGTTGAAAAACGTCGAGAATCAGCTCACAAAAATCGAGGAACAGATGGCTAAATCTAGAAGTTGGCATG CAAGTAAGGATCGCACGATTAAGTCGACCGAGTTTCCCAAGGAAAGGGGACCTGAGTTTTTCACCGTGTTCATGGAACCAACAGGCAGACCGAAGTATCACAATTTCAAGATCAAGGAGGGAACTGAGGAATTCGAGGACAAGAAGTGGCCCAGAACTTCCGACTGCGAGGGACGTTTACCAATCTTGACCGATTCGAAACAATACGTTCCGGCATATTTACCGCCGGAAAACAAAGGCTACGC AACTCATCTCTTCGTGAGCGAGCTGATAGGCATTGATCCTGGCAAGGAACATTCGCTTCCGTGGTATCCACCAGCCTGTGCAGCACCAAAAACTTTCGATGCCAAGTATATTTCTGCGACGCTGTTAAAAGCAACAATAGGAAATAACTTGCCAGACTCGTCGCTGTCCcaggttttgaaaaatctagtCAAAGACTCTGAGCTCGCTGAAATTGGCCAGCGGATTCTTACCGCTACCAGAAGT AAAGTTGCTGCTCCTTGGGTCTTGTCAATGCTGGCTTCCCTGCACTGGCGAGTCGTCGGAAAGCCGAGAAATGCTCTGGACTGTCTTCAGTTGGCACTTTCATCGGTTCCAAACAAGTTCCGAGATGTTCCCCTAGTCAGTATAGCTTCCATAAGTCAGAAAGTCGGTCTCATTGAAGACGCGCTGAGGGTGGCTAGGGAAGCAATAGAAGTAAACCCAGTTGAG cCCGTCACCAATTTCCTATACGGCTCTCTCCTGCACGTCAAAGGCAACAATTCGGGAGCTATACACCATCTGAAGCAAACTTTGCGAGTCGACGTGCACGCCATAAATGGACGGGCCTTAACAATGCTCAGAACATTGGCATGTCAGGAATGGTTGAACAACGGAGGACCCG ATTCTACGGGAAGCTCCGGTGGTACGGAAACTTGTGGAGCGCCACATCTACCGCCAGAGATGATAACCAGGCACAAGCTTTGCGTAGGTGAAGCGGTGGTGTGCGACAGTGATGGGAAGAACTGCAAACACGTGCAATGCGATGCAGTGAGGACAACTGGAGATACGACTG GCAGTGCGAGGTGTACcagaaaagtggaaaaagtTGTCAAGCATCAGAGTTTAATTGACACTCTGATGACAACTGGGAGCGAAGGCGGCGCGGACGAATCTGAGTTGGAAAATATGGTGAATATGGAGCAAAAC tCGTTTCACATGCGGATATCTTGTGGCGACGATGTCAAAGAGCCTGGGGTTAATGTACTTGATGATTTTTACGTATCCATGACCGAGGAAGGCTCCAATGATGCTGGTTTACAAATTCACGATATAACCGGAATGTTTTCACTCAGTCCCAAGGGTTGCAGAGACATTCGGAATCCGCCTTCTCGCTCTTTTCAATCTATGTGGCATCACATCACTGCCAGAAATATTGA CATCAGTCACGACCTAAAATCCTTAAAAGACAGTCCTGATCAGCAGCCGATATGTGAAGGAGGAAATCCCGACATCAATGACATAGCGAATCTGGACGCGTTATCAGACGCCTTGCCGAATATGACAGAATTGGACAATGCTGAATGGCTTGCGCTGATGGCCAACGACCAGAAAAGCAGCGTCGAGCAACTGGGAGCTAGGATAGCCGTTGCTTTGCAAAAA CGACGGCCGCTGCCTTGTACTGGCGAGTCGACGGTCACAGTCGAAGAGCGGTCGACTGCATCAGACAAGCGCTGGTTAACGCGCCAGACGGAATGCAGGACATTCCACTGA